The Vibrio orientalis CIP 102891 = ATCC 33934 genome segment AGCAGAGACGATTAAGTTTTCAACACAAGCGTTTATTAATGGGCAATTGCAAGACGCAAACAGTGGCGAAACATTTGAGATCATTAACCCTGCAACTGGCCGTGTTCTCGCGTCTGTTGCGCGATGCGCTCAGCAAGATGTTGATCTTGCCGTATCAGTCGCGCGCCAAACCTTTGAAAGTCGTATTTGGGCAGGTTTACCCCCCTCGGAACGAAAGGCCATTCTTCTTAACTACGCCAAAGTGCTCGATGAGCACAAGGAGCAGTTTGCGGTATTAGAATCACTCGACATGGGTAAGCCAATCGGAGATGCGATGGGCTATGATGCGCCCGCGACAGCGCGCTGTATTGCGTGGAATGCAGAAGCGATTGATAAGATCTATGACGAAGTTGCGCCAGTGACAGAGGGAGCTTTAGCACTGGTCACCAGAGAAGCTCTTGGCGTAGTGGCCGCGATTGTCCCTTGGAACTTCCCAACTGTCATGGCTGCATGGAAAATCGGCCCTGCGCTTGCGACTGGTAACTCGGTGATCATTAAGCCATCAGAGAAATCTCCACTCACGGCGATTTTACTGGCCGAATTAGCCAAGAAAGCGGGTATCCCAGATGGTGTGTTACAGGTTCTACCCGGCTTTGGTCACGAAGCAGGGCAAGCGTTAGCACTGCATAACGACGTTGACTGTATTACCTTTACAGGCTCAACTGCGGTAGGTAAAAAACTGCTCTCTTTTGCCGGCGAGTCTAACCTTAAACGCGCCTTTATGGAATGTGGCGGCAAAAGCCCTCATATCGTTAACCATGATGTTAAGGATATTGATAAAGCCGCAGCGACCGCGGTTTCAGCCATCTGTTATAACCAAGGCGAAGTGTGTACTGCGGGCTCTCGGTTACTGGTTCACTCTTCGATCAAAGATCAGTTTATCGAAAAGCTGCTAGACAAGGTTAAGAACTGGCAGCCAGGTGATCCTCTCGCGTCAGATACGCGCGTTGGTGCGATTGTTGATGAAGCTCAGTTTAAGCGCGTTCTTGATTACGTTGAGATAGGTCGACAGGAAGGCGCTAAGCTCATCTGCGGCGGTCAACCAGTACGTCAAGAGACGGGCGGCTACTTTATACAGCCAGCAATTTTTACTGAAGTCACTCGTGAGATGCGTATTTTCCAAGAAGAAATTTTCGGTCCAGTACTCTGTGTCTCGACATTTGACACCATCGAAGAGGCAATTGAACTGGCGAATGACAGTGACTACGGTTTAGCTGCCGGGATTTGGACAGCGGATATTTCAACCGCTGTACGCTGCTCACGCGCGCTACGTGCTGGCACAGTGTTCGTCAATAACTGGGATGGCGGCGACATGACCATGCCATTTGGCGGCTATAAACAAAGTGGTAATGGACGCGATAAGTCATTGCACGCACTCGATAAATACACCGAAATGAAATCAACATGGATTGAGTTAGATTAAGCTCGCTCACCCGTAAAACGACACATCCCGTGGTACCTTGTTTATAAGGTGTCACGGGACATAAATAGGTAGTTAGGTAGTTAGGTAGTTAGTTAAATAGATAAGTACTTCACGCCAGGCTGCCATCACCAACAGGGCGCAAAAGTTTAAAACGTCGGCGGTGTCGCAGCACTAATCAACTCACACTCGACTTTACCTTTATTTCTGAAGCGGTGCGGCTTTCTGGTTTCAAAGTAATATGAATCACCCGCTTTAAGCACCTGAGTCTTGCTCCCGACGGTGATTTCAATTTCACCGCGGATCACCACACCACCTTCTTCACCTTCGTGCTGCAGAAAATCCGGACCGGTATCTGAACCCGGCGGATAGAATTCACGTAAAATGGCTAGCTGCCTACCTTCACGCTTAGCGCCAACAAGTAGCATCTTTATCTTGCCATCGCCGAGATCCGCCATTTGATCGACCGTAAAAAAGATGTCGTCTTTCGCCTCGACTTCAAGCGTAAAAAACTCACCCATAGAGATTGGAATGGCATCGAGGATTTTCTTCAGTGAACCCACCGATGGATTGACGAGGTTCTGCTCGATTTGAGAAATCATTGAGTTAGTGACACCACTGCGCTTAGCCAATTCTCTCTGAGACAGCCCGCGCATCGTTCTGATTGTTTTCAGTTGTTTCCCAACATCCATGGCCTATCCTCTGAAAGTTATTGCAACACTAATAACACAAATTGATTATCATTACGCAAAATTAAGCCAACAATTATAAATAAAGGTGATGACATAGCAAGCTATACCATCACCTTCAATGATGTTATTCGTCAGCAAGTTTCATTTCCAGTTGCCGACGCTTTTCCGCTTTGGCCATCACCCACCAAGCGATAAAGGTCGCACAGGCTACCGCCAAGATAATCAACGTTGCTAGTGCATTGATTTTGGGGCTAACCCCCAACCGCACGCTGGAGAACACCACCATCGGTAATGTCGTCGCACTTGGCCCAGAGACAAAGCTCGCTATCACTAGATCATCAAGAGAGAGTGTAAACGCCAGTAGCCAGCCAGCTAGAATCGCTGGAGCAATCGTCGGTAAGGTAATTTGGAAGAACACTTTCCACGGTGGCGCACCCAAGTCCATCGCCGCTTCCTCAATCGAGCGATCGACCTCTTGAAGGCGAGAGCTGACGACAACTGTTACATAAGCTGTACAGAAAGTCACATGGGCTATCCAGATGGTCAACATACCCCGCTGCGAAAAAATATCGAACACTTGTCCGAGTGCTATAAACAGCAGCAGCAATGACAAGCCCGTAATCACTTCCGGCATCACCAGTGGTGCAGTGATCATAAAGGCAAAGCCGGTTTCACCACGGAATTTGCCAAATCGATTCAAGACAAATGCCGCGATGGTGCCGAGAACAACCGCAGCACTGGCCGACAGGAAGCCGATTAACAAACTCAGCTTAACCCCGCCCATCAGCAGATCGTCTTCTAACAGCTCAAAGTACCACTTAATAGAGAAACCAGACCATACCGTTACCAATCTGTTCTCATTAAATGAATAGATAATAAGAATCATAATGGGTAGGTATAGAAACGTTAGACCCGCCGCGAGTATTGCCCACTTCCATTTGGTTTTGTATACAGGTATTGCGTCCATTAGCTCGCCTCCAACTCACGTTTTTGATAGCGGTGGAACCACAGTATCGGAATCATTAACAGTAACAGCATCACAATGGCGACAGCGGAAGCCACAGGCCAATCTCGATTATTGAAGAACTCTTGCCATAGGACTTTACCTATCAATATTGAATCCGGTCCGCCAAGCAGTTCCGGAATGACGAACTCTCCCACCGCTGGAATGAACACCAGCATCGAACCCGCAATGATTCCAGCTCTGGTCAGAGGTACTAGAATGCTAAATAGCGTGGTCACAGGCTTAGCCCCAAGATCGCTCGATGCTTCAATTAATGAGTAGTCCACTCGCATCAAGGCGGTATAGATAGGCAGCACCATAAAAGGAAGGTAGGTATATACAATGCCAATATAGACCGCAACATCGGTATGGAGGATCTTCAAAGGCTCGTCAATCGCATCCAATGACATCAACATATTGTTCAGCAAACCATTGTTTTTCAAAATGCCAATCCAGGCATAGACACGAATCAAGAAGCTGGTCCATGACGGCAAGATGATGAGCATTAAAAGAACATTTCGCGTCGCAGGATTTGAGTGAACAATCGCCCAAGCAATCGGAAAGCCAATCAGCAAACATAGCAGCGTCGAGACCAAAGCGATACGAATGGATTGTAGATAAGAAGAGATATAGAGATCATCTTCAACCAGATATTGGTAGTTGCCGATATTGAGCAGCAACTGTATTTGCTGCTCGGCATAACTCCACAGTTCACTATAGGGTGGAATGGCAATCTGTGCTTCTGCAAAACTGATTTTGAAAACAATTAAGAACGGGAGTAAGAAAAACAGTAACAACCACCCATAGGGGACCGATAGTAATAAACACTTTGGCGTGGGAACAACACGCCAGAAGTTGAGTTTGGCATGAGTTTTCATATCTTAAGCACCACACTACTTTCCATTTCCCAACAAAGATTGACTCTTTGTTCCCATGTCGGCATGTCCTTGCGGTGTCGGCTGGTGTTTTGCAGTGTTGCTGTCACTAATTTACCGCTGTCTAATCGCACATGATAGATAGATTGATTGCCCATATAAGCGATGTCTTCAACCACACCTGAACAGAAGTTCTCAGCATTGGATGCGTGTTCGCAGAGCATCATTTTCTCTGGTCGTATCGCGATATAAACCGGAATACCCGGCGCACCGGAAACGCCATGTGCAATTTGAATTGGTGTAGCAAGGTCTGGCGTCGCAATGGTGGCACTATCTTTATTATTGGTCGCTAGGACACCTTCAAACACATTAACTGAGCCGATAAATCTTGCGGTGTATCTTGAGTTCGGGTGTTCATAAATCGCTTCAGGCGAGCCGATCTGAACAAACTGGCCTTTATTCATGATCGCAATGCGACTTGCCATCGTCATCGCTTCTTCTTGGTCGTGCGTTACCATCACACATGTCACGCCAACACTTTCAAGAATGTCGACCACCTCAAGTTGCATTTTCTCTCTTAAGTTCTTGTCCAATGCCCCCATCGGCTCATCAAGAAGCAGTAATTTAGGTTTCTTGGCTAGACTACGAGCCAGCGCAACCCGTTGTTTTTGTCCACCAGACAGTTGATGAGGTTTACGCTTGGCGTAGTCAGACATTCTAACTAACTCCAACATCTGCTTTACGGTCGCATCAATCTCTTTCGCCGGCATGCCATCTTGCTTTAATCCATAAGCAATATTCTTTGCCACCGTCATGTGAGGAAACAGTGCGTAGGATTGAAACATCATATTTACTGGACGGCGATAAGGTGGAATATTGGCTAGGTCTTCTCCGTCGAGTAGAATTTGCCCTTCCGTTGGCTGTTCAAAACCCGCTAACATTCTCAGCAACGTCGATTTACCGCACCCAGAAGCTCCCAATAAAGCAAACAGTTCCCCTTGATTAATGGTCAGATCAACATTATCTACCGCAACATGGCCGCCAAAGTCCTTGGTCAAACCGCGAATCTCAAGCAGAGGTTTCGGCGGCTCAGGTTCAATTTGGCTATGAGCTAAATCGGTTTCAATAGACATCACACTCATATCATTCTCCCTACAACGGCGAGCCCATTGAGAGCTCGCCTTACAACTTAGTTTTTAATAAAGTCAGTCCACGTACGGGTTATTGTGCGTGAAACTTTATGCGGCAACATTTTCGAGCTATATAATTTCTCTTGTGCCTCAGGCGTAGGGTAGATGCCTGGATCGTCTAGGATTTCCTGATCGATAAACTCACGCGATGGTAAGTTAGGGTTTGCGTACCAAACATAGTTACTCACTTCAGCAATGACTTCTGGACGCATTAGGAAGTTGATAAACAGGTGAGCGTTTTCTGGGTGTTTCGCTTCTTTCGGAATCGCCATCAAATCAAACCACGCAAGTGCGCCTTCTTTCGGAATTGAGTAGGCAATTTCTACCCCATTATCCGCTTCAGCTGCACGATCGGCCGCCTGAAGAACATCACCAGACCAACCGATAGCAACACAGATGTCACCATTAGCTAAGTCATTGATATATTGTGAAGAATGAAAGTAAGTCACGTAAGGACGAACTTGCTTAAGTAACGCAAGGGCATCCTGTTTGTAATCACTGGTTTTAGTACTATTTGGATCTTTACCCAAATAGTTAAGTGAAGCCGCCATAATCTCAGACGGAGCGTTCAAGAAACCCACACCACACTGAGCGAGCTTTTCCATATTCTCCGGCTTGAAGACCAGCTCCCAACTGTCGACTGGCGCGTCCTTACCAAGAACTGCTGCTACTTTTTCGACGTTATAACCAATACCCGTCGTGCCCCATAGATATGGAATCGAGTAATCGTTATTCGGATCAACGGTATCAGCCAGAATCGACATCAACTTAGGGTCTAAGTTTTTGTAGTTACTTAGCTTAGCTTTGTCTAGCTTCTGGAAAGCCCCCGCTTTGGCCTGACGTCCTAAAAAGTCGTTACTCGGTACAACAATATCAAACCCAGTATTGCCCGAGAGAATTTTTGCTTCTAACACTTCGTTAGAATCAAAAACATCGTATACGACCTTAATGCCTGTCTCTTGTTCAAACTTCGCTATCGTGTCTTCTGCGATATAATCTGACCAGTTATAAACGTTAAGAACTTTCTCTTCGCCTGCGTGCACCACTGAAGGTACAACAGCGATCGCTGCGCCTAACGCTATGCCGATATATGCTTTTAGTTTAACCATTTGGATCTCCGTTCCTCTTGCTTGTTGCTCGTGTACGTGACCGACTAAGACTTGACGTCCGCCAATGTGTTATCTAATGCTTGTTTCGCTTTAGTGACTAATTGATCGATTTCATCCTTGCTGATAATCAGTGGTGGCGAACAGATCATCGAATCTCCCACCGCTCGTAATACAACGCCTGCATTAAAACAGTGCTCTCGACAACGCGTGCCCACATCGAGGTCTTTGTCAAAGCGCTGATTGGTTTGCTTGTCTGCGACCAGTTCAATCGCGCCAACTAAGCCTTTGCAACGTGCTTGACCGACTAATGGATGATCCGCCAGCTCGCCCCAACGCTGCGCAAAGTATGGAGCAATCTCCTCACGCACTTGATTGACGACATTAAGTCGCTGCATTTCTTTGATGTTGGCAATAGCTACCGCACACGCCGCCGGATGGCCTGAATAAGTGAAGCCATGCGCAAACTCGGTATCGGCATCGGTCAACACTTTGGCTACATGATCTCGAACCATCACCCCGCCTAACGGTAGGTATCCAGACGTAATGCCTTTCGCCATACACATCAGATCAGGTTTAATGTTAAAGGCTTGGCTAGCGAACCATTCTCCAGTACGACCAAAACCACAGATCACTTCATCGACAATCAATAAGATTTCGTACTTATCACAAATTCTTTGGATTTCTGGCCAGTAACTGTCTGGTGGAATGATCACGCCACCCGCACCTTGAATCGGTTCTGCGATAAATGCTGCGACGTTGTCTTCCCCTAGCTCGAGGATTTTCGCTTCAAGCTGACGAGCTCGCTCTAAACCAAATTCATTGACGTCTTGTCCTTGGCCCTCACCAAAGTGGTATGGCTGATCAATATGAACAATATTTGGTAGCGGTAGACCGCCTTGTGCATGCATAAACTTCATACCACCTAGACTTGCACCCGCCATGGTACTGCCGTGGTAAGCGTTGTGACGACTGATCACCGTTTGCTTACTCGCTTTCCCTTTGCTCGCCCAGTAGTGACGCACCATACGCAGCACTGTGTCATTACACTCAGAGCCAGAACCGGTGAAGAAAACGTGGTTCATCCCTTCTGGTGTAATTTCTGCTAGTAGCGTCGATAGTTCGACTGCCGGTGGATGAGTGGTTTGGAAGAACAGATTGTAATAAGGCAATTGCTTGAGCTGCTCTGTTGCTGCATCAATCAGTGGTTGGCTACTGTAGCCAAGGTTGACACACCATAGCCCCGCCATACCATCAAGAATTTTAT includes the following:
- a CDS encoding aldehyde dehydrogenase, with product MDTMYWQNKAETIKFSTQAFINGQLQDANSGETFEIINPATGRVLASVARCAQQDVDLAVSVARQTFESRIWAGLPPSERKAILLNYAKVLDEHKEQFAVLESLDMGKPIGDAMGYDAPATARCIAWNAEAIDKIYDEVAPVTEGALALVTREALGVVAAIVPWNFPTVMAAWKIGPALATGNSVIIKPSEKSPLTAILLAELAKKAGIPDGVLQVLPGFGHEAGQALALHNDVDCITFTGSTAVGKKLLSFAGESNLKRAFMECGGKSPHIVNHDVKDIDKAAATAVSAICYNQGEVCTAGSRLLVHSSIKDQFIEKLLDKVKNWQPGDPLASDTRVGAIVDEAQFKRVLDYVEIGRQEGAKLICGGQPVRQETGGYFIQPAIFTEVTREMRIFQEEIFGPVLCVSTFDTIEEAIELANDSDYGLAAGIWTADISTAVRCSRALRAGTVFVNNWDGGDMTMPFGGYKQSGNGRDKSLHALDKYTEMKSTWIELD
- a CDS encoding cupin domain-containing protein gives rise to the protein MDVGKQLKTIRTMRGLSQRELAKRSGVTNSMISQIEQNLVNPSVGSLKKILDAIPISMGEFFTLEVEAKDDIFFTVDQMADLGDGKIKMLLVGAKREGRQLAILREFYPPGSDTGPDFLQHEGEEGGVVIRGEIEITVGSKTQVLKAGDSYYFETRKPHRFRNKGKVECELISAATPPTF
- a CDS encoding ABC transporter permease subunit; its protein translation is MDAIPVYKTKWKWAILAAGLTFLYLPIMILIIYSFNENRLVTVWSGFSIKWYFELLEDDLLMGGVKLSLLIGFLSASAAVVLGTIAAFVLNRFGKFRGETGFAFMITAPLVMPEVITGLSLLLLFIALGQVFDIFSQRGMLTIWIAHVTFCTAYVTVVVSSRLQEVDRSIEEAAMDLGAPPWKVFFQITLPTIAPAILAGWLLAFTLSLDDLVIASFVSGPSATTLPMVVFSSVRLGVSPKINALATLIILAVACATFIAWWVMAKAEKRRQLEMKLADE
- the potH gene encoding putrescine ABC transporter permease PotH, giving the protein MKTHAKLNFWRVVPTPKCLLLSVPYGWLLLFFLLPFLIVFKISFAEAQIAIPPYSELWSYAEQQIQLLLNIGNYQYLVEDDLYISSYLQSIRIALVSTLLCLLIGFPIAWAIVHSNPATRNVLLMLIILPSWTSFLIRVYAWIGILKNNGLLNNMLMSLDAIDEPLKILHTDVAVYIGIVYTYLPFMVLPIYTALMRVDYSLIEASSDLGAKPVTTLFSILVPLTRAGIIAGSMLVFIPAVGEFVIPELLGGPDSILIGKVLWQEFFNNRDWPVASAVAIVMLLLLMIPILWFHRYQKRELEAS
- the potG gene encoding putrescine ABC transporter ATP-binding subunit PotG translates to MSVMSIETDLAHSQIEPEPPKPLLEIRGLTKDFGGHVAVDNVDLTINQGELFALLGASGCGKSTLLRMLAGFEQPTEGQILLDGEDLANIPPYRRPVNMMFQSYALFPHMTVAKNIAYGLKQDGMPAKEIDATVKQMLELVRMSDYAKRKPHQLSGGQKQRVALARSLAKKPKLLLLDEPMGALDKNLREKMQLEVVDILESVGVTCVMVTHDQEEAMTMASRIAIMNKGQFVQIGSPEAIYEHPNSRYTARFIGSVNVFEGVLATNNKDSATIATPDLATPIQIAHGVSGAPGIPVYIAIRPEKMMLCEHASNAENFCSGVVEDIAYMGNQSIYHVRLDSGKLVTATLQNTSRHRKDMPTWEQRVNLCWEMESSVVLKI
- a CDS encoding extracellular solute-binding protein, producing MVKLKAYIGIALGAAIAVVPSVVHAGEEKVLNVYNWSDYIAEDTIAKFEQETGIKVVYDVFDSNEVLEAKILSGNTGFDIVVPSNDFLGRQAKAGAFQKLDKAKLSNYKNLDPKLMSILADTVDPNNDYSIPYLWGTTGIGYNVEKVAAVLGKDAPVDSWELVFKPENMEKLAQCGVGFLNAPSEIMAASLNYLGKDPNSTKTSDYKQDALALLKQVRPYVTYFHSSQYINDLANGDICVAIGWSGDVLQAADRAAEADNGVEIAYSIPKEGALAWFDLMAIPKEAKHPENAHLFINFLMRPEVIAEVSNYVWYANPNLPSREFIDQEILDDPGIYPTPEAQEKLYSSKMLPHKVSRTITRTWTDFIKN
- a CDS encoding aspartate aminotransferase family protein, which codes for MSTWIEQDSAHCLHPFTNFKSLNAKGSRIITKAEGVYIYDEDGNKILDGMAGLWCVNLGYSSQPLIDAATEQLKQLPYYNLFFQTTHPPAVELSTLLAEITPEGMNHVFFTGSGSECNDTVLRMVRHYWASKGKASKQTVISRHNAYHGSTMAGASLGGMKFMHAQGGLPLPNIVHIDQPYHFGEGQGQDVNEFGLERARQLEAKILELGEDNVAAFIAEPIQGAGGVIIPPDSYWPEIQRICDKYEILLIVDEVICGFGRTGEWFASQAFNIKPDLMCMAKGITSGYLPLGGVMVRDHVAKVLTDADTEFAHGFTYSGHPAACAVAIANIKEMQRLNVVNQVREEIAPYFAQRWGELADHPLVGQARCKGLVGAIELVADKQTNQRFDKDLDVGTRCREHCFNAGVVLRAVGDSMICSPPLIISKDEIDQLVTKAKQALDNTLADVKS